A stretch of Vigna angularis cultivar LongXiaoDou No.4 chromosome 4, ASM1680809v1, whole genome shotgun sequence DNA encodes these proteins:
- the LOC128196207 gene encoding LOW QUALITY PROTEIN: two-component response regulator ARR6-like (The sequence of the model RefSeq protein was modified relative to this genomic sequence to represent the inferred CDS: inserted 3 bases in 2 codons), which yields FNPRLLPPALFSGRKWVPGSSTSVLAVDDSHVDRKVIERLLXISSCKVTVVKSGSRALQYLGLDGEKSSIGFDCVKFNLIMIDYYMPGMTGXELLKKIKESSVFREVPVVVMSSKNILTRIDR from the exons ttcaATCCAAGATTGCTGCCGCCAGCGTTGTTTTCAGGCCGGAAGTGGGTTCCGGGAAGCTCCACGTCCGTCCTTGCCGTTGATGACAGCCACGTCGACCGCAAGGTTATTGAGAGGTTGC aaatctcttcttgcaaag TGACGGTGGTGAAAAGTGGAAGCAGGGCTCTGCAGTATCTGGGGTTGGATGGAGAGAAGAGCTCCATTGGTTTTGAT TGTGTCAAGTTTAATTTGATAATGATAGACTACTACATGCCGGGTATGACAGG TGAACTGCTCAAGAAGATAAAG GAATCATCTGTGTTTAGAGAGGTTCCAGTGGTGGTTATGTCTTCTAAAAATATCTTGACTCGAATTGATAGGTGA
- the LOC108322558 gene encoding cycloeucalenol cycloisomerase, protein MTAPVPPSLWLAPNPSKRWGELFFLLYTPFWLTLCLGIVIPFNLYEKFTELEYLLIGLVSAVPAFVIPMLLVGKADRSVHWKDRYWVKASLWIIIFSYVGNYFWTHYFFTVLGASYTFPSWKMNNVPHTTFLLTHVCFLFYHVSSNMTLRRLRHFIADLPEKIQWATEAAWILALAYFIAYLETLAISNFPYYEFVDRDSMYKVGSLFYAIYFIVSFPMFLRIDEKPGDKWDLPRVAVDALGAAMLVTIILDLWRIFLGPIVLIPDAKQCPQVGLPWFTGHANLT, encoded by the exons ATGACAG CTCCTGTTCCTCCAAGCCTGTGGCTGGCTCCAAACCCCAGCAAGAGATGGGGTGAACTGTTCTTCCTTCTTTACACCCCCTTCTGGCTCACCCTCTGTCTTGGCATTGTTATTCCCTTCAATCTTTACGAG AAATTCACAGAATTGGAGTACTTGCTTATCGGATTGGTTTCGGCTGTTCCTGCCTTTGTCATTCCAATGCTGCTTGTTGGAAAG GCAGATAGAAGCGTTCATTGGAAGGATCGATATTGGGTCAAG GCGAGTCTCTGGATAATAATCTTCAGTTATGTTGGAAATTATTTCTGGACTCATTATTTTTTCACAGTTCTGGGTGCATCTTATACCTTCCCATCATGGAAAATGAACAAT GTACCACACACAACATTCCTGCTCACTCATGTTTGCTTCCTGTTTTATCACGTTTCATCAAACATGACACTGCGTCGGTTGCGACATTTTATTGCTGATTTGCCTGAAAAAATTCAATGGGCTACCGAAGCTGCCTGGATTCTTGCACTTGCTTATTTTATAGCGTACCTGGAGACCCTGGCTATCTCTAAT TTCCCTTATTATGAATTTGTGGATCGTGACTCTATGTATAAAGTTGGATCTCTGTTTTATGCCATATACTTTATTGTGAGCTTCCCAATGTTTTTAAG GATAGATGAGAAACCTGGTGACAAGTGGGACTTGCCTAGAGTGGCTGTTGATGCTTTAGGTGCTGCAATGCTGGTCACAATAATACTTGATTTGTGGCGCATCTTTCTGGGACCTATTGTTCTCATCCCAGATGCAAAACAGTGTCCTCAAGTAGGATTACCTTGGTTCACAGGACATGCCAATCTCACATGA
- the LOC108322556 gene encoding uncharacterized protein LOC108322556 encodes MDRSWINLIRTTNEYESGVEQFIEFAKMNVPDNNGRFYCPCVNCLNERKLPTEVIREHVLCDGFLKSYTKWTWHGELIDMPSVSNSQVEVEEVDLEMGDRLEDMICDVGHDSFQRAHMYDSLCSDAEKPLYPECTKYTRLSAVLKLFNVKARNGWTDKSFTELLELLSDMLPEGNTLPTRNYDAKKILCPMGMEYKKIHACPNDCILYKSEFAKLHQCPQCGVSRYKQKEGEFECDSKGPPAKVLWYLPLVPRLKRLFSNSNDAKLMRWHVDGRIKDGNLRHPTDAMQWKNFDSMFPNFCKDSRNIRFGLATDGMNPYGKLSSKHSSWPVMLVIFNV; translated from the coding sequence ATGGATCGGAGTTGGATAAATTTGATACGTACAACAAATGAATATGAGAGTGGAGTAGAACAATTTATTGAATTTGCAAAGATGAATGTTCCAGACAATAACGGAAGATTCTATTGTCCGTGTGTTAATTGTTTGAATGAGCGAAAACTACCAACTGAAGTTATTCGAGAGCATGTTCTATGTGATGGATTCCTAAAGAGCTACACAAAGTGGACATGGCATGGTGAATTAATAGACATGCCAAGTGTAAGTAACTCTCaagtagaagtagaagaagttGATTTAGAGATGGGTGATCGGTTAGAGGACATGATATGTGATGTCGGACATGATTCCTTCCAACGTGCTCATATGTATGACAGCTTGTGCAGTGACGCAGAAAAACCTTTATATCCAGAATGCACTAAGTATACTCGATTGTCAGCTGTGTTAAAATTGTTCAATGTGAAGGCAAGAAATGGGTGGACTGATAAAAGCTTCACAGAGTTGCTTGAGTTGTTGAGTGACATGCTTCCTGAAGGTAACACATTGCCAACACgcaattatgatgcgaagaagaTATTGTGTCccatgggtatggagtataaaaaaattcatgcatGTCCAAATGATTGTATTTTGTACAAGAGCGAGTTTGCCAAGTTACATCAATGTCCACAATGTGGGGTATCACGATACAAACAAAAAGAGGGTGAGTTTGAATGTGATAGTAAGGGTCCTCCTGCAAAAGTCTTATGGTATCTTCCTCTTGTTCCACGATTGAAACGCTTGTTCAGTAACTCAAATGATGCAAAACTCATGAGATGGCATGTAGATGGACGTATAAAAGATGGGAATTTGAGGCATCCAACAGATGCAATGCAGTGGAAGAATTTTGATTCCATGTTCCCTAATTTCTGTAAAGATTCAAGAAACATTAGGTTTGGACTTGCTACAGATGGAATGAATCCATATGGAAAATTGAGCAGTAAACATAGCTCGTGGCCTGTGATGTTAgtgattttcaatgtttaa